Proteins found in one Arachis stenosperma cultivar V10309 chromosome 8, arast.V10309.gnm1.PFL2, whole genome shotgun sequence genomic segment:
- the LOC130946586 gene encoding endoglucanase 24-like, whose translation MAFTTTMLSWSVVEFGEMMPPEELRNARVAIRWATDYLLKTVSQPNRIFVQVGDPISDHNCWERPEDMDTSRAVYAVDAPNPASDVAGETAAALAASSMVFRSSDPGYSETLLRNAVKAFQLADNYRGAYSDNSDVKGGVCPFYCDFDGYQDELLWGAAWLRRATKDDNFLNYIQSNGKTLGAEDNINEFGWDNKHAGLNVLVSKEVVEGNVYSLESYKASAESFLCTLIPETAASSHIEYSPGGLIYRPGGSNLQHATSIAFLELVYANYLSRTSQAINCGNVYVSAQTLRQQAKKQVDYILGDNPMRLSYMIGYGNNYPQRIHHRGSSLPSVKDHPQVIACKEGSTYFNSTGPNPNVLVGAVVGGPGQDDVYVDDRADFRKSEPTTYINAPFVGVLAYFAANPNP comes from the exons ATGGCATTCACGACGACAATGCTGTCGTGGAGCGTCGTTGAATTTGGGGAGATGATGCCACCAGAGGAGCTCAGAAATGCCAGAGTTGCAATCCGCTGGGCCACTGATTATTTGCTCAAGACCGTTTCCCAGCCCAACCGCATTTTCGTTCAG GTGGGTGACCCAATCTCAGACCACAACTGTTGGGAGAGGCCAGAAGACATGGACACATCCAGGGCCGTGTATGCTGTTGACGCACCAAACCCGGCTTCTGACGTTGCCGGGGAAACTGCGGCGGCACTGGCAGCTTCATCGATGGTGTTCCGGTCATCTGATCCCGGTTATTCAGAGACATTGCTGCGAAATGCCGTTAAGGCCTTTCAGCTTGCGGATAACTATAGGGGTGCCTACAGTGACAATTCTGATGTTAAGGGTGGTGTCTGTCCATTTTATTGCGACTTTGATGGCTATCAG GACGAATTGTTATGGGGAGCCGCATGGCTAAGGAGGGCCACGAAGGACGATAATTTCCTGAACTACATTCAAAGCAATGGCAAAACGCTTGGTGCTGAGGATAATATCAACGAGTTCGGTTGGGACAACAAGCATGCTGGGCTCAACGTTCTTGTCTCCAAg GAAGTGGTAGAAGGAAACGTATATTCTCTAGAATCATACAAGGCCTCAGCAGAGAGCTTTCTGTGCACATTGATACCAGAAACAGCAGCAAGCTCTCACATAGAGTACTCCCCCGGTGGACTGATATACAGGCCAGGTGGCAGCAACTTACAGCACGCAACTTCAATCGCTTTCCTTGAATTGGTTTATGCTAACTACCTCTCTCGCACCTCTCAAGCCATAAACTGCGGCAACGTTTATGTTAGTGCCCAGACACTTCGCCAGCAAGCAAAGAAACAAGTTGATTACATCCTGGGGGATAATCCAATGAGGCTATCGTACATGATTGGGTACGGCAACAATTATCCACAGAGAATCCATCATCGCGGCTCTTCTTTGCCCTCTGTCAAGGATCATCCTCAGGTGATTGCTTGCAAAGAGGGTTCAACCTATTTTAACTCGACGGGTCCTAACCCGAATGTTCTTGTTGGAGCTGTTGTGGGAGGACCAGGACAAGATGACGTATATGTGGATGATAGGGCTGATTTTAGGAAGTCCGAGCCTACCACATATATTAATGCTCCATTTGTTGGGGTTTTGGCATACTTTGCTGCTAATCCCAATCCGTGA